In Kordiimonas pumila, a single genomic region encodes these proteins:
- the recN gene encoding DNA repair protein RecN, which produces MLTGLSIRDIVLIDRLDLSFDRGLTVLTGETGAGKSILLDSLGLATGARADRALVRHGAEAGMVTAEFMVAEAHPVCRALLGQGVDPDSGHLILRRQLSVDGKSRAWINDQPITQSFLSDIGTFLLEVHGQHDDRGLLEASAHRDLLDSFGGYKLELQVMASAYTVYQNAVLALAKAEQELTSAQADEDYILHAKEELAALHVTAGEEDTLNERRSLMMQGEKLSGDLQSFLEDLSGRTGADSVIRGVLRRMERIDGAGAERVQPILHSLDRASIELTEAIEALTHFIEMLEFDPEDLEATEDRLFEIRRLARKHNCLPDALPDILSLLESQADALSAGDEKVRAAREQLKTAKSAMGEAVAKLTKARIDAAQRLDKLVTAELPPLKLEKAIFRTRVEPLSEADWSQYGGERVTFEVKTNPSTPFGPMVKIASGGELARFILALKVVLAEGGNVPVMVFDEVDKGIGGATASAVGERLKRLSVAAQVLVVTHSPQVAACGNSQFQITKGGLGGEIRTAVTCLTENERREEIARMLAGSEITDAARAAADQLLQRAKG; this is translated from the coding sequence ATGCTGACTGGTCTCAGTATTCGCGATATTGTACTGATTGACCGTCTGGATCTTTCCTTTGATCGCGGGCTTACTGTTCTGACTGGTGAAACCGGGGCAGGTAAATCTATTCTTCTTGATAGCTTGGGGCTAGCAACTGGGGCACGTGCGGATAGGGCGCTTGTGCGTCACGGTGCTGAGGCGGGTATGGTAACCGCAGAGTTTATGGTTGCTGAAGCGCACCCTGTTTGTCGCGCCCTGCTGGGGCAAGGTGTTGACCCAGATAGTGGCCACCTTATTCTGCGCCGGCAATTAAGTGTCGACGGTAAAAGCCGTGCATGGATTAATGATCAACCTATAACACAAAGCTTTCTCAGCGATATCGGCACATTTTTACTTGAGGTTCATGGCCAACATGATGACCGGGGCTTGCTTGAAGCGTCTGCCCACCGTGACCTTTTGGATAGTTTTGGTGGTTACAAGCTTGAACTTCAAGTGATGGCGTCTGCTTATACTGTTTATCAGAACGCAGTTTTAGCGTTAGCGAAAGCAGAGCAGGAACTAACATCAGCACAAGCAGATGAGGATTATATCCTTCACGCAAAAGAAGAGCTGGCAGCCCTGCATGTTACTGCAGGCGAGGAAGATACCCTGAATGAGCGCAGGTCGCTCATGATGCAGGGGGAAAAACTTTCTGGTGACCTGCAATCGTTTTTAGAAGATCTATCCGGCAGGACTGGTGCTGATTCTGTGATCAGGGGCGTTTTAAGGCGTATGGAGCGCATAGACGGCGCTGGGGCAGAGCGTGTACAGCCTATTCTTCACTCGCTTGATCGTGCCTCTATAGAATTAACTGAGGCGATTGAGGCGCTTACCCATTTTATTGAGATGTTAGAGTTTGACCCGGAAGACCTAGAGGCAACGGAAGACAGGCTTTTTGAAATAAGAAGGCTTGCCCGAAAACATAATTGTTTGCCCGACGCTTTGCCTGATATTCTATCTTTGCTGGAATCTCAAGCGGATGCATTATCTGCAGGTGATGAAAAAGTTCGTGCGGCGCGTGAACAGTTAAAGACCGCAAAAAGTGCAATGGGCGAAGCTGTTGCTAAGCTCACTAAAGCCAGGATTGATGCTGCCCAGCGGCTTGATAAGCTCGTTACTGCTGAGCTGCCTCCCTTGAAGCTTGAAAAAGCCATTTTTAGAACTCGTGTAGAGCCTTTGAGCGAGGCTGACTGGAGCCAGTACGGTGGAGAGCGGGTGACCTTTGAAGTGAAAACCAACCCTAGCACGCCTTTTGGGCCCATGGTTAAAATTGCATCAGGTGGGGAGCTTGCACGTTTCATTTTGGCCCTAAAGGTAGTTCTGGCAGAAGGGGGTAATGTACCGGTTATGGTATTTGACGAAGTGGATAAAGGCATTGGTGGTGCAACGGCCAGCGCCGTTGGAGAACGATTAAAGCGGCTTTCTGTTGCTGCTCAGGTGTTGGTTGTAACACACAGCCCGCAAGTGGCCGCGTGTGGCAATAGCCAGTTTCAAATAACCAAAGGGGGCCTAGGCGGCGAGATACGTACGGCTGTTACATGCCTGACAGAAAATGAGCGCCGTGAAGAAATTGCCCGTATGCTGGCTGGTAGTGAAATTACCGATGCAGCAAGGGCTGCTGCCGATCAGCTCCTGCAAAGGGCAAAGGGTTAA
- the ligA gene encoding NAD-dependent DNA ligase LigA, which produces MADASTIAVDSLTEGEARRELARLAMEIAYHDQHYYADDAPLLSDAAYDALRLRNAEIESRFPALVRADSPSKRVGVSLKQSKFEKVTHTRPMLSLDNAFAAVDVHEFDARIRRFLGVADDGVLAYTAEPKIDGLSLALRYEHGILVQAATRGDGAVGENVTANARTIDNIPHHLSGTGWPEVLEVRGEVYMGKADFLALNERQQEKGDKVFANPRNAAAGSLRQLDQSITAARPLRFFAYAWGEVSEVPSETQMGMIELFKYWGFDVNPLMVLCPNADSVLLHYKKIEEQRGVLDYDIDGVVYKVDRLDYQKRLGTVARAPRWAIAHKFPAEKASTVLLGIDIQVGRTGALTPVAKLQPVTVGGVVVSNATLHNRDEINRLDVRIGDTVIVQRAGDVIPQVVSVVQEKRPVDAEPFEFPDRCPACGSHAAAEGSDVVVRCSGGLICPAQCVERLRHFVSRNAFDIEGLGQKQIEQFYERGWVKEPADIFKIATRNESEGNALQKWEGWGELSVSNLLKAVEDRRSIAFHRFIFGLGIPGIGQETAKLFARHFQTVDAFVSYLEKAQALLDGLNKKIDATAVSALNYCLLTFGHLKDFEIALTPGDLLVDVNAYPRLIAARAGRMRAGTLKAENVKITHLETVEVLLHEKDFSFPQQIAFELFCHNQELTDLDGIGVDAIVNIEDFFFEQQNRSAFYALLDELNIEPAEKQADDSPVSGKTIVFTGSLVELTRAEAKSGAEALGAKVAGSVSAKTDIVVAGPGAGSKLKKAESLGLKVMTEEEWLAFIRE; this is translated from the coding sequence GTGGCGGATGCAAGCACCATTGCAGTTGACAGTTTAACCGAAGGGGAGGCACGGCGGGAGCTTGCTAGGTTGGCGATGGAAATTGCTTACCATGACCAGCATTACTATGCTGATGATGCGCCGCTTTTAAGCGATGCAGCATATGATGCGCTGCGACTACGTAACGCTGAAATAGAATCGCGCTTTCCGGCACTTGTACGCGCCGATAGTCCGTCAAAACGTGTGGGTGTTAGTCTTAAGCAAAGCAAGTTTGAAAAAGTAACGCACACGCGGCCTATGTTGTCGCTTGATAACGCTTTTGCTGCTGTGGATGTTCATGAGTTTGACGCCCGTATTCGCCGTTTTCTGGGGGTTGCTGATGACGGTGTTCTTGCCTATACAGCAGAACCCAAGATCGATGGCTTGTCACTCGCACTGCGTTATGAACACGGTATCCTTGTGCAGGCTGCAACACGAGGCGATGGAGCTGTGGGTGAAAATGTTACAGCAAACGCCCGTACTATTGATAATATACCACACCACTTGTCTGGGACCGGCTGGCCAGAAGTTCTCGAGGTGCGCGGTGAGGTTTACATGGGTAAGGCCGATTTTTTGGCTCTTAATGAGCGGCAGCAAGAGAAGGGCGATAAGGTTTTTGCCAATCCCAGAAATGCGGCGGCAGGGTCTCTTCGGCAATTAGATCAAAGTATAACGGCTGCAAGGCCTCTTAGGTTCTTTGCCTATGCTTGGGGGGAAGTGTCAGAAGTGCCATCTGAAACCCAGATGGGCATGATCGAACTATTTAAGTATTGGGGCTTTGATGTGAATCCGCTTATGGTTCTCTGCCCAAATGCAGATAGTGTGCTTTTACATTATAAGAAAATAGAAGAGCAACGCGGTGTTCTTGATTATGACATCGACGGTGTTGTTTATAAGGTTGATCGGCTAGATTATCAGAAGCGTCTTGGTACCGTAGCACGTGCACCGCGCTGGGCAATCGCGCATAAATTTCCTGCCGAAAAGGCAAGCACAGTCTTGCTGGGTATCGATATTCAGGTGGGTAGGACCGGAGCGCTAACACCTGTTGCAAAGCTTCAGCCTGTAACGGTGGGCGGTGTTGTTGTCTCCAATGCAACACTTCACAACCGCGACGAAATTAACAGGCTTGATGTACGTATTGGTGATACCGTGATCGTGCAACGGGCAGGCGATGTTATTCCGCAGGTTGTGTCTGTTGTACAGGAAAAGCGCCCTGTAGATGCTGAGCCGTTTGAGTTTCCTGATAGGTGTCCTGCTTGTGGCTCCCACGCTGCTGCCGAAGGGAGTGATGTTGTTGTCCGTTGTTCTGGCGGGCTTATTTGCCCGGCACAGTGTGTTGAGCGTTTGCGCCATTTCGTGTCACGTAATGCTTTTGATATTGAAGGCCTTGGACAAAAGCAGATAGAGCAATTTTACGAACGGGGATGGGTGAAAGAACCCGCTGATATTTTTAAAATAGCCACAAGAAATGAAAGCGAAGGCAATGCTTTACAGAAGTGGGAAGGTTGGGGTGAGCTTTCTGTCAGTAATCTTTTAAAAGCTGTAGAGGACCGCCGTTCAATCGCTTTCCATAGGTTTATTTTTGGCCTTGGTATTCCAGGTATTGGGCAGGAAACGGCCAAACTTTTTGCACGTCATTTTCAGACTGTGGATGCTTTTGTTTCTTATCTGGAAAAAGCACAGGCGCTTTTAGATGGTTTGAATAAGAAAATTGATGCAACAGCAGTGTCAGCCCTGAATTATTGCTTGTTGACGTTTGGGCACCTTAAAGATTTTGAAATTGCCTTAACCCCGGGGGATTTGCTGGTTGATGTTAATGCATATCCTCGTCTTATCGCTGCTCGTGCAGGCCGTATGCGTGCGGGCACACTGAAAGCTGAGAATGTAAAAATAACGCACCTTGAAACTGTTGAGGTGCTTTTACATGAAAAAGATTTTTCGTTCCCGCAACAAATAGCTTTTGAGTTATTTTGCCATAATCAGGAACTTACAGACCTTGATGGTATTGGTGTGGACGCTATCGTTAACATTGAAGATTTTTTCTTCGAGCAGCAAAATAGGTCTGCTTTCTATGCTCTTCTTGATGAACTGAATATAGAGCCAGCTGAAAAGCAAGCAGATGATAGTCCTGTGTCTGGTAAAACGATTGTATTCACGGGTAGTCTGGTAGAATTGACACGCGCGGAAGCCAAGTCTGGCGCTGAAGCGCTTGGGGCAAAAGTGGCGGGGTCTGTGTCTGCTAAAACTGATATTGTTGTAGCTGGTCCGGGCGCTGGATCAAAACTAAAGAAAGCAGAAAGCCTTGGATTAAAGGTTATGACTGAAGAAGAATGGCTTGCTTTCATCCGAGAGTAG